One Bufo gargarizans isolate SCDJY-AF-19 chromosome 4, ASM1485885v1, whole genome shotgun sequence DNA window includes the following coding sequences:
- the CALM2 gene encoding calmodulin-2: MRSLGQNPTEAELQDMINEVDADGNGTIDFPEFLTMMARKMKDTDSEEEIREAFRVFDKDGNGYISAAELRHVMTNLGEKLTDEEVDEMIREADIDGDGQVNYEEFVQMMTAK, encoded by the exons ATGAGGTCGCTTGGCCAGAACCCCACGGAGGCCGAGCTGCAGGACATGATCAATGAAGTAGACGCTGATG GTAACGGAACAATCGACTTTCCTGAATTCCTGACTATGATGGCTAGAAAAATGAAAGACACAGATAGTGAAGAGGAAATCAGAGAAGCATTCCGTGTGTTTGACAAG GATGGAAACGGTTACATTAGCGCTGCTGAACTCCGTCATGTTATGACAAATCTGGGTGAGAAGTTAACGGACGAAGAGGTTGATGAAATGATCAGGGAAGCAGACATTGATGGTGACGGCCAAGTAAATTATGAAG AGTTTGTAcaaatgatgacagcaaagtgA